One Verrucomicrobiia bacterium genomic region harbors:
- a CDS encoding trypsin-like peptidase domain-containing protein, translated as MRKQLYSAVAAVSLVAAWGPGACAKDPPAGLDLVRQLNRAFEDVAERVSPAVVVINVVQKTTSPSSEGEEDDSFQGLPPGFWRKFHEQFKRQMPDESRAEGSGIIVRDNGYILTNGHVIQDAESIQVRLQDGRVFKGVLRGIDSQSDVAVIKIEAGGLPVAKLGDSNKTRVGEFAIAIGAPFSLDYSVTFGHISAKSRSVIEGYEGAGMDQDFLQTDALINPGNSGGPLLNIEGQVIGINTLIRGLHTGIAFAIPSNLAREVADQIIAYGRFSRPWLGIYIQSLRENADLRQQFRDINDGVVISRILPKGPAGKSNLKPTDVILAIDGQHVSTAEQLRAAIREKKIGRPVRLDVFRDGKTIEVSVSPGEYVDPTPVAVETKAPTKGPAGAMADLGITVKPLTPELASQFGVDTARGVVIAAVERDSPAGRKGLKPGEIITSINRRQISSPKEFREALKTLDLDKGVLVDLLSSEAARFEILKRTEP; from the coding sequence ATGAGGAAACAATTATATTCAGCCGTCGCGGCGGTATCACTGGTTGCCGCGTGGGGCCCGGGCGCTTGCGCAAAGGACCCTCCCGCCGGCCTGGACCTGGTCCGGCAGCTTAATCGCGCCTTTGAAGATGTTGCCGAGAGGGTGTCACCGGCGGTGGTGGTGATTAACGTCGTCCAGAAAACTACCAGCCCTTCCTCGGAAGGCGAAGAGGACGATTCGTTTCAGGGGCTGCCGCCGGGTTTCTGGCGCAAGTTCCACGAACAATTCAAACGGCAAATGCCTGACGAAAGCCGCGCGGAGGGTTCAGGTATTATCGTTCGCGACAACGGCTATATCCTGACCAACGGCCATGTAATCCAGGACGCCGAAAGCATCCAAGTCCGTCTGCAGGACGGGCGTGTCTTTAAAGGGGTCCTTCGCGGGATCGATTCCCAATCGGATGTGGCCGTCATCAAGATCGAGGCCGGCGGGTTGCCTGTCGCCAAGCTGGGAGATTCCAATAAGACACGCGTGGGGGAATTCGCCATTGCCATCGGGGCGCCATTCAGCCTCGATTACAGCGTCACGTTCGGCCACATCAGCGCCAAAAGCCGCTCCGTTATCGAGGGCTACGAAGGCGCAGGGATGGACCAGGATTTCCTCCAGACCGATGCGTTGATCAACCCGGGCAACAGCGGCGGCCCGCTGCTCAATATTGAAGGACAAGTCATCGGCATCAACACCCTTATCCGCGGATTGCACACCGGCATTGCCTTCGCCATCCCCAGCAATCTGGCCCGCGAGGTGGCCGACCAAATCATTGCCTATGGCAGATTTAGCCGGCCCTGGCTCGGCATTTACATCCAATCGCTGCGCGAGAATGCGGATCTGCGCCAGCAATTCCGCGACATTAACGACGGTGTCGTTATTTCACGGATTCTGCCTAAAGGCCCCGCTGGCAAATCCAACTTGAAACCAACGGATGTCATCCTGGCCATTGACGGCCAGCACGTGAGCACCGCCGAGCAACTCCGGGCCGCGATTCGTGAAAAGAAGATCGGCAGGCCAGTTCGGCTGGATGTGTTCCGCGACGGCAAGACCATTGAGGTCTCCGTGAGCCCTGGTGAATATGTCGATCCGACGCCCGTTGCCGTGGAAACCAAGGCGCCCACAAAAGGGCCTGCCGGCGCTATGGCGGACCTGGGCATCACGGTCAAGCCTCTGACCCCTGAGCTGGCCAGCCAGTTCGGCGTGGACACCGCCCGGGGAGTGGTCATCGCTGCGGTGGAACGAGATTCGCCTGCCGGGCGCAAAGGCCTCAAGCCGGGCGAGATCATCACCTCGATAAACCGGCGGCAGATCAGCTCGCCCAAGGAGTTCCGCGAGGCCCTCAAAACGTTGGATTTGGACAAGGGTGTTCTGGTTGACCTGCTGAGCAGCGAAGCAGCCCGTTTTGAGATTCTCAAACGCACCGAGCCCTAG
- a CDS encoding ATP-binding protein, translating into MSNAVAWNDEMVSSAAEEGGAAIRRSIFFAGLVLAATVGLSILIYSYGKSTLHDKAVEVELRGGLGAAEENFALLRRMDQIAVSVTTVAGLGGVGSLAPLFYAAAAWRRRFAGRLHQRADELQANASGLQSQLNETRRVKDGLLVRQAELESRLKTLAANNTGLQEELDKRNRAERALAQRRQELESSKSVLELHVQARTQELHSLQRRYEMILNAAGEGICGLDEEGKTTFVNPTVAKLTGWPVTELIGKSEQEIFFANGENGKSHAELGSQSPGEQVFHRKDGSCFTVEYVKTPITQDGRMVGSVLVFKDITERKRVEETLAQKAAELTRSNAELEQFAFVASHDLQEPLRKIQAFGDRLKVKCESIQSPEIRDYLDRMQSAATRMRTLINDLLAFSRVIRSSEPFVEVDLTGVANEVLSDLEVRIEKTGAKIEAGPLPTIEADPMQMRQLLLNLISNALKFQPPGAVPVVQITSRAYTTPSGEPWCELSFKDNGIGFDEKYLDRIFAVFQRLHGRGEYEGTGVGLAVCRRIVDRHHGNILAHSKPGQGATFIITLPVRQAKAETPL; encoded by the coding sequence ATGAGTAACGCGGTAGCATGGAACGACGAGATGGTTTCGAGTGCAGCCGAAGAAGGCGGCGCGGCCATCCGGCGCTCTATTTTTTTTGCGGGGCTTGTCCTGGCCGCGACAGTGGGTTTGAGCATTCTGATTTACTCCTACGGCAAAAGCACGCTTCACGACAAGGCCGTTGAGGTTGAGTTGCGAGGCGGGCTTGGGGCAGCAGAGGAGAATTTTGCCCTGTTGCGCCGGATGGACCAAATAGCGGTGAGTGTTACGACGGTTGCTGGGCTGGGAGGAGTCGGCTCTCTGGCGCCGCTATTTTACGCCGCCGCCGCCTGGCGCCGCCGCTTTGCCGGCCGGCTCCACCAGAGGGCGGACGAATTGCAGGCCAACGCGTCCGGACTACAGAGCCAACTCAACGAGACGCGGCGGGTCAAAGATGGGCTGCTGGTGCGTCAGGCCGAGTTAGAGTCGCGCCTCAAAACTCTGGCGGCTAACAACACGGGGTTGCAGGAAGAACTGGACAAACGCAACCGGGCCGAGAGAGCCCTGGCCCAAAGACGCCAGGAACTGGAAAGTTCCAAGAGCGTGCTGGAATTGCACGTTCAGGCTCGAACGCAAGAATTGCACAGCCTGCAGCGCCGCTATGAGATGATCCTCAACGCAGCCGGTGAAGGCATCTGCGGCCTGGATGAGGAAGGCAAGACCACCTTCGTCAATCCGACGGTGGCCAAACTCACCGGCTGGCCGGTGACCGAACTCATCGGAAAAAGTGAGCAGGAGATTTTTTTCGCCAATGGCGAAAACGGCAAAAGCCATGCGGAGTTGGGCAGCCAAAGCCCGGGCGAGCAGGTATTTCATCGCAAAGATGGGAGCTGCTTCACGGTTGAATACGTCAAGACCCCCATCACGCAGGACGGGCGGATGGTTGGCTCGGTGCTGGTCTTCAAGGACATCACCGAGCGCAAGCGCGTGGAAGAAACCCTTGCCCAAAAGGCCGCGGAATTGACGCGCTCCAACGCGGAATTGGAACAGTTCGCCTTTGTGGCCTCGCATGATTTGCAGGAGCCACTGCGCAAAATCCAGGCCTTTGGCGACCGCTTGAAAGTCAAATGCGAATCCATCCAATCTCCCGAAATCCGGGATTACCTGGACCGCATGCAGAGCGCGGCTACACGCATGCGCACGCTGATCAATGACCTGCTGGCTTTCTCGAGGGTCATTCGAAGCTCCGAGCCGTTCGTGGAGGTGGACCTGACGGGGGTAGCCAATGAGGTGCTCAGCGATCTGGAAGTGCGAATAGAAAAGACCGGCGCCAAAATCGAAGCGGGCCCTCTGCCGACCATCGAGGCCGACCCGATGCAGATGCGCCAACTCCTGCTCAACCTGATCAGCAACGCTTTGAAGTTCCAGCCCCCCGGCGCCGTCCCTGTAGTCCAGATCACCAGCCGCGCCTATACCACTCCCTCCGGAGAGCCATGGTGCGAACTCAGCTTCAAGGACAACGGCATCGGCTTTGACGAAAAGTACCTGGACCGCATCTTTGCGGTATTTCAACGGCTGCATGGCCGTGGGGAATATGAGGGGACGGGCGTGGGGCTGGCGGTTTGCCGAAGAATCGTGGACCGTCACCACGGCAATATCCTGGCGCACAGCAAACCAGGCCAAGGGGCCACTTTCATCATCACATTGCCTGTACGGCAGGCCAAAGCAGAAACACCCTTATGA
- the glgB gene encoding 1,4-alpha-glucan branching protein GlgB yields MVLTQEELLSLVELKSRSPHQLLGLHRLGDGAGLVARAMAPGAAKIEIQPVHEKDKPVIKLKRIPKTDLFEGATKEADRIYAYDVVITDRSGAVHRARDPYSFLPTLGEGDLYLFGKGDERRIYDKLGAQLRALDGVAGTSFALWAPNAQRISVVGDFNQWDGRLHQMRSLGPSGVWEIFVPGVGEGALYKFEILDAHSRIRLKTDPYGFFYETPPKNASIVWNNRKFTWTDEAWLMQRPQRDPLRAPASIYEMHLGSWRKKSLGESLSYRELAEPLVQYLKEMGFTHVEFMPVAEHAFYPSWGYQVTGFYAPTSRYGTPEDFQFLVNALHQAGIGVIVDWVPAHFPRDDWALAYFDGTALYEHEDPRRGAHQDWGTLIFNYGRHEVSNFLTANALFWCERFHIDGLRVDAVASMLYLDYSRKEGEWLPNQYGGRENLEAIDFIRKFNHITHTQFPGVMTIAEESTAWPLVTRPPYLGGLGFSFKWNMGWMHDTLDYFSHEPVHRKYHQNDLTFAMLYHHNENFILPLSHDEVVHGKGSLLGRMPGDDWRRFANLRTLLGYEWCFPGKMLLFMGGEFGQSAEWNANGELDWWLLEAGPYHAGLRRFVQDLNRFYLAQPALWKSDYDPSGFFWLDCSDNENSVLSFVRQDVSTTSPLAVILNLTPVPRYRYRLGLPRAGKWLEAVNSDASIYGGSNVGNLGGVVAAQGKSHNQPCSAELTLPPLSILVFKPEA; encoded by the coding sequence ATGGTCCTGACCCAAGAAGAATTGCTGAGTTTGGTTGAGCTAAAAAGCCGCTCCCCGCACCAACTGTTGGGCTTGCACCGGCTCGGGGATGGCGCGGGCTTGGTTGCCCGCGCAATGGCCCCTGGAGCCGCTAAAATTGAAATCCAACCCGTTCACGAGAAAGACAAGCCGGTCATCAAGCTCAAGCGAATTCCCAAGACCGACCTGTTCGAGGGCGCCACCAAGGAAGCGGACCGAATCTATGCCTACGACGTCGTCATTACCGACCGGTCCGGCGCCGTCCACCGCGCGCGCGACCCCTATTCTTTCCTGCCCACCCTGGGCGAGGGCGACCTCTACCTGTTCGGCAAAGGGGACGAACGCCGCATTTACGATAAACTCGGCGCGCAATTGCGCGCCCTGGACGGTGTCGCAGGGACCAGCTTCGCTTTGTGGGCGCCCAATGCTCAGCGCATCAGCGTCGTGGGCGATTTCAACCAGTGGGACGGGCGCCTTCACCAGATGCGCTCCCTGGGGCCGTCCGGTGTGTGGGAAATCTTTGTGCCGGGCGTCGGCGAAGGGGCCCTCTACAAATTCGAGATTCTCGACGCCCACAGCCGAATCCGGCTCAAGACCGATCCCTACGGCTTTTTCTATGAAACGCCTCCCAAAAATGCCTCCATCGTTTGGAATAATCGCAAGTTCACCTGGACCGACGAGGCCTGGCTGATGCAGCGGCCGCAGCGGGACCCCTTGCGCGCCCCGGCAAGCATTTACGAAATGCACCTGGGCTCCTGGCGCAAAAAATCCCTGGGCGAATCCCTCAGCTACCGTGAGTTGGCCGAGCCGCTTGTCCAATATCTCAAGGAGATGGGATTCACCCATGTCGAATTCATGCCCGTGGCCGAGCATGCCTTTTATCCGTCGTGGGGTTACCAAGTCACCGGCTTTTACGCCCCAACCAGCCGTTACGGAACGCCTGAGGACTTCCAGTTCCTGGTTAACGCCCTCCATCAGGCCGGTATCGGCGTCATTGTCGATTGGGTCCCAGCTCACTTCCCCCGCGATGATTGGGCCCTGGCCTATTTCGACGGAACCGCCCTTTACGAACATGAAGACCCGCGCCGGGGCGCCCACCAGGACTGGGGAACGCTCATCTTCAATTATGGCCGCCACGAGGTCAGCAATTTCCTCACCGCCAACGCCCTGTTCTGGTGCGAGCGTTTCCACATCGACGGCCTTCGCGTCGATGCCGTCGCCTCGATGCTCTACTTGGATTACTCGCGCAAGGAAGGCGAATGGCTCCCCAACCAATATGGCGGGCGCGAGAACCTCGAAGCCATCGATTTCATCCGTAAGTTCAACCATATCACCCACACTCAATTCCCCGGCGTCATGACCATCGCCGAGGAATCCACCGCCTGGCCCCTGGTCACACGCCCCCCTTATTTGGGTGGCCTTGGGTTTTCATTCAAATGGAATATGGGCTGGATGCATGATACGCTGGACTATTTCAGCCATGAACCGGTGCATCGGAAATATCATCAGAACGACCTCACCTTCGCCATGCTCTACCATCATAATGAGAATTTCATCCTCCCGCTCTCTCATGACGAAGTCGTGCATGGAAAAGGCTCGTTGCTGGGCCGGATGCCCGGAGATGATTGGCGCCGATTCGCCAACCTCCGCACGTTGCTGGGATACGAATGGTGTTTTCCAGGCAAGATGCTCCTGTTCATGGGAGGCGAATTCGGCCAAAGCGCCGAGTGGAATGCCAACGGCGAGCTGGACTGGTGGCTGCTTGAAGCCGGCCCATACCACGCCGGTTTGCGCCGGTTCGTTCAGGATTTGAACCGGTTTTATCTCGCCCAACCTGCCCTGTGGAAGTCCGATTATGATCCAAGCGGCTTTTTTTGGCTCGATTGCTCCGATAACGAGAACAGCGTCCTCTCGTTCGTCCGCCAGGATGTCTCGACCACTAGTCCCTTGGCCGTCATCCTCAACCTCACCCCCGTGCCCCGCTACCGCTATCGCCTCGGCTTGCCTCGCGCCGGCAAGTGGCTTGAGGCAGTCAACAGCGATGCCTCAATTTACGGGGGCAGCAACGTCGGCAACCTCGGCGGCGTCGTCGCGGCACAAGGCAAATCCCACAATCAACCCTGCTCGGCTGAACTGACCCTGCCCCCCTTGAGCATCCTCGTCTTTAAACCAGAGGCCTGA
- a CDS encoding aminotransferase class I/II-fold pyridoxal phosphate-dependent enzyme, protein MALPFSINPALKDLPVYQPGRPIEEVARELGLPAHDIIKLASNENPLGPSRLALDAMRKALRQVNLYPDGSAFELKAKLAARLGLAPSHLIFGNGSNEIIEFLGHALLPRRAQDKPETPSDFAHAATPAPTAREERAEIHTPVSADAEVIVSQYCFAVYPIVTALFGARLIVVPARDYGHNLDAMLEAITPRTRLIFVANPNNPTGTVVTPAELERFINGVPEQVVIALDEAYIEFLEQPLDLLPEIRAGRKPNLLLMRTFSKIYGLAGVRLGYGIGHPALIAELEKIRQPFNINSVAQAGALGALDDSAHVEKTVRNNKRGLRFYSSAFRKLGLQFVPSAANFILVRVGEGERVFCELQKTGVIVRPMSGYQLPEWIRISIGTPKQNRRCIEALKNSLAK, encoded by the coding sequence ATGGCCCTGCCCTTTTCCATAAATCCAGCGCTCAAGGACCTGCCGGTCTATCAACCTGGCCGCCCTATCGAAGAAGTGGCGCGCGAACTGGGGTTGCCCGCCCATGATATCATCAAGCTCGCCTCCAATGAGAATCCACTGGGACCCTCGCGCCTCGCTCTCGATGCGATGCGCAAGGCCTTGCGCCAGGTCAATCTCTATCCCGACGGCAGCGCTTTCGAGTTGAAAGCAAAGCTGGCAGCCCGGCTCGGCCTGGCTCCGTCCCATCTGATATTCGGGAACGGCTCCAATGAAATCATCGAATTCCTTGGTCATGCCCTCCTGCCACGGCGCGCCCAGGACAAGCCGGAGACGCCCAGTGATTTTGCTCATGCGGCCACTCCGGCGCCCACTGCCCGCGAAGAACGCGCCGAGATTCACACGCCTGTCTCAGCCGATGCAGAGGTCATCGTGTCGCAATATTGTTTTGCGGTCTATCCCATCGTCACGGCGCTCTTTGGGGCGCGGTTGATAGTCGTGCCCGCCAGAGATTACGGGCATAACCTGGATGCGATGCTCGAAGCAATCACACCCCGAACGCGGCTCATTTTTGTTGCCAACCCCAATAACCCCACCGGCACAGTCGTCACACCTGCCGAGCTGGAACGATTCATCAACGGCGTTCCCGAACAGGTGGTCATTGCCCTGGACGAAGCTTATATCGAGTTTCTCGAGCAACCGCTCGATCTCCTGCCCGAAATCCGCGCTGGACGAAAACCCAATTTGCTCCTCATGCGGACTTTTTCCAAGATATACGGCCTGGCGGGGGTGCGTCTGGGGTATGGGATAGGGCATCCGGCGCTGATCGCTGAGCTGGAAAAAATCCGGCAGCCATTCAATATCAATTCCGTGGCACAGGCAGGAGCGCTGGGTGCGTTGGACGATTCGGCTCATGTCGAAAAGACGGTCCGAAATAACAAGCGCGGGCTGCGGTTTTATAGCAGCGCCTTTCGCAAGCTCGGTCTCCAATTCGTTCCTTCAGCCGCCAATTTCATCCTGGTGCGCGTCGGCGAGGGCGAGCGCGTTTTCTGTGAGCTCCAAAAGACCGGCGTCATTGTTCGGCCAATGAGCGGTTACCAGCTCCCGGAATGGATACGCATTTCCATCGGCACACCCAAACAAAACCGGCGCTGCATCGAGGCGCTTAAGAACAGCCTGGCAAAGTGA
- the argA gene encoding amino-acid N-acetyltransferase, which produces MKLTDLRGILQYIPQFRERTFVISIDGAIITDENFGNILMDIAVLRSLNIRLVLVHGASAQIKILAQEQGITPSNLDGTGITDEPTLRLALLAANRLSHEVLEGLSANDLRGACTNAIIAHPLGILHGEDQLLTGKVERIDVELCQKLLDNGIIPVLPPLGFDGDGKTYRVNSDSIAVAAAEALKATKLMFITTQDGILVGERVIRQMPVTDLESVLALQKNDIHPAMVSKAVHAAAACKAGIPRVHVINGSLEEGLLAEVFTNEGVGTLIYGNEFQQIRRAMKKDVRSILNLTKPSVATEELVKRTRSSIEKQLGDYFIFEIDKNPVACVALHAFPEQGKGELACLYVSPAHANQGIGRKLIQFAENKAREAGFTELISLSTQAFTYFQSKGGFSEGSPDDLPPARREKYEQSGRNSKVLIKKLKQPAPASAA; this is translated from the coding sequence GTGAAACTGACCGATCTTCGCGGCATCCTGCAGTACATCCCGCAATTCCGGGAGAGGACGTTTGTCATCAGTATCGACGGGGCTATCATCACTGATGAGAACTTCGGCAATATACTGATGGATATTGCCGTCCTGCGCTCGCTCAACATCCGCCTGGTGCTGGTTCATGGCGCCTCAGCCCAGATTAAGATTCTGGCCCAGGAACAAGGCATCACGCCCTCCAATCTCGATGGCACCGGGATAACCGATGAACCGACCCTGAGGCTGGCATTGCTGGCCGCAAACCGCCTCAGCCATGAGGTCCTCGAAGGCCTCTCTGCCAATGATCTCCGCGGGGCCTGCACCAACGCCATCATCGCCCATCCCCTGGGCATCCTCCACGGCGAAGACCAGTTGCTCACCGGCAAGGTCGAGCGCATCGATGTCGAGTTGTGCCAAAAACTCCTCGATAACGGCATCATCCCGGTGCTGCCCCCTCTGGGCTTCGATGGCGACGGCAAGACTTACCGCGTGAACTCGGACAGCATTGCTGTGGCGGCAGCCGAAGCGCTCAAAGCCACCAAGCTGATGTTTATTACCACCCAGGACGGCATCCTGGTAGGCGAGCGCGTCATCCGCCAGATGCCCGTGACCGATCTCGAGTCCGTTTTAGCATTGCAGAAAAATGACATCCACCCGGCCATGGTCTCCAAAGCCGTTCATGCCGCCGCCGCCTGCAAGGCAGGCATTCCCCGGGTCCATGTCATCAACGGTTCGCTCGAAGAAGGGTTGCTGGCGGAGGTGTTCACCAACGAAGGCGTCGGCACCCTCATTTACGGCAATGAATTCCAGCAAATCCGCCGGGCCATGAAAAAGGACGTGCGCAGCATCCTGAACCTGACGAAGCCTTCGGTGGCCACCGAAGAACTCGTGAAACGCACCCGATCGAGCATCGAGAAGCAGCTTGGGGATTATTTCATTTTCGAGATCGACAAGAATCCCGTCGCTTGCGTTGCGCTGCACGCCTTTCCTGAGCAAGGCAAGGGGGAATTGGCATGCCTCTACGTCAGCCCCGCCCATGCCAACCAGGGCATCGGACGCAAGTTGATCCAGTTTGCCGAAAATAAAGCACGCGAGGCCGGCTTCACCGAACTCATCAGCCTCTCGACCCAAGCCTTTACCTATTTCCAATCCAAGGGCGGCTTTTCCGAAGGCTCGCCTGATGACCTGCCGCCGGCGCGCCGTGAGAAGTACGAACAAAGCGGGCGCAACTCGAAGGTGCTTATCAAGAAATTAAAGCAGCCGGCTCCCGCCTCAGCCGCCTGA
- a CDS encoding phosphate acyltransferase, protein MRFIGSVIEKLQRHPKRIVFPEGTDPRVLQAARQYFSLQLGAPILLGDRSKIKEMARTLNIPLEGIRVINPAESEDIESFARRFEVLRRYKGLKSNEARDAILQPNFFGAMMTAMHQADGLVSGAAQTFGSVLRPLLQIIKVAPQTTTASSCLIMEVEDSRYGENGVLFMADCGVIPQPTVEQLADIAVSTARLARHLMGVRPRVALLSFSTKGSSRDPSIGRIQAAAALAQKQALEKQVDALFEGELQADTAIVPEIAQRKSPEGKIMGNANVLIFPDLNSGNIASRLVRHIARANAYGQILLGLDRPAADVSRGSTAHDILGVAAIVGVQAIGYHLLYPGAGQKLPGEEEPVPA, encoded by the coding sequence ATGCGATTCATCGGCAGCGTCATCGAGAAATTGCAGCGACATCCCAAGCGCATCGTATTTCCGGAAGGAACCGACCCGCGCGTGCTCCAGGCTGCTCGCCAATATTTCTCGCTCCAACTGGGCGCCCCGATTCTTCTGGGGGATCGCTCCAAGATTAAGGAGATGGCCCGGACCCTGAACATCCCTTTGGAGGGAATTCGGGTTATTAATCCCGCCGAAAGCGAAGACATCGAGAGCTTTGCCCGCCGCTTCGAGGTGCTGCGCCGCTACAAAGGCCTCAAGAGCAACGAAGCCCGTGACGCCATTCTCCAGCCCAATTTTTTCGGGGCGATGATGACCGCCATGCACCAGGCCGACGGCCTGGTCTCGGGCGCCGCCCAGACTTTCGGGAGTGTCCTGCGCCCGCTTTTGCAGATCATCAAGGTCGCTCCGCAAACCACCACCGCCTCCAGTTGCCTGATCATGGAAGTGGAGGATTCCCGCTACGGCGAGAATGGAGTTCTCTTTATGGCCGATTGCGGGGTAATCCCCCAACCCACCGTCGAGCAGTTGGCCGACATCGCCGTTTCGACCGCCCGGCTTGCGCGCCACCTCATGGGTGTGCGGCCTCGGGTTGCGTTGCTCTCATTTTCGACCAAAGGCAGTTCGCGAGACCCATCCATCGGGCGCATTCAGGCCGCCGCTGCCCTGGCTCAAAAGCAGGCCCTGGAAAAGCAGGTCGATGCCCTGTTCGAGGGCGAGCTGCAGGCCGATACCGCCATTGTGCCGGAGATTGCCCAGCGAAAATCACCAGAGGGCAAGATCATGGGCAACGCGAACGTGCTTATTTTTCCAGATCTCAACTCAGGCAACATCGCCAGCAGGCTGGTCCGCCATATTGCGCGGGCGAATGCTTATGGCCAAATCCTTCTGGGCCTGGACCGGCCTGCTGCGGATGTTTCACGCGGCTCGACCGCGCATGATATCCTTGGTGTGGCTGCCATTGTCGGAGTTCAGGCCATCGGTTATCACCTGCTTTATCCGGGCGCGGGCCAGAAATTGCCCGGTGAAGAAGAACCGGTTCCGGCCTAG
- the lpxI gene encoding UDP-2,3-diacylglucosamine diphosphatase LpxI (LpxI, functionally equivalent to LpxH, replaces it in LPS biosynthesis in a minority of bacteria.) has product MNEGIESLGIIAGNRSLPLVFARQARALGVKRLVAAAFEGETDPALAPLVDEIVWLKVGQLSKMIAAFTKRGITRCVMAGQIAPRNLYDIRPDLRAMALLLRLKEKNAHTIFPAIAGELKKDGIELIEATPWLKSLMPATGFRLGPKLSGAQQAGLVLGFRIAKEISRLDIGQTVVVKEGAVLAVEGFEGTDACLERGGQLSGRQGGALAVKVAKQNHDLRFDIPCLGPETIQTCAAARISALGFEAGKALLLELETCQGLAERHKITITAIN; this is encoded by the coding sequence ATGAATGAAGGCATTGAGAGCCTCGGCATTATCGCCGGTAATCGGTCGTTGCCTCTGGTCTTTGCCCGGCAGGCCCGCGCGCTGGGTGTCAAACGCCTCGTGGCCGCCGCTTTCGAAGGGGAGACCGACCCCGCTCTTGCTCCGCTGGTCGATGAAATCGTCTGGCTTAAGGTTGGCCAACTCTCGAAAATGATCGCCGCTTTCACCAAACGCGGCATCACCCGTTGCGTTATGGCCGGTCAAATCGCCCCGAGAAACCTTTACGACATCCGTCCCGACCTCCGCGCGATGGCCCTCCTGCTTCGGCTCAAGGAGAAGAATGCCCATACCATCTTCCCCGCAATTGCTGGCGAACTCAAAAAGGATGGCATCGAGCTCATCGAAGCCACCCCTTGGCTCAAGTCATTGATGCCCGCCACCGGGTTCCGGCTCGGCCCCAAATTGTCCGGCGCGCAGCAGGCTGGCCTCGTCCTTGGTTTCCGCATAGCCAAAGAGATTTCGAGATTGGACATTGGCCAGACCGTTGTCGTCAAAGAAGGCGCCGTGCTGGCCGTCGAGGGATTTGAAGGCACCGATGCGTGCCTCGAGCGCGGAGGCCAACTGTCCGGACGCCAGGGCGGGGCCCTGGCAGTCAAGGTAGCCAAGCAAAACCATGACCTGCGCTTCGATATCCCCTGCCTTGGGCCCGAGACAATCCAGACCTGCGCCGCAGCGCGGATTTCAGCGCTGGGTTTCGAGGCCGGCAAGGCCTTGCTGCTGGAACTGGAAACTTGCCAAGGGCTGGCCGAACGCCATAAGATTACGATCACTGCGATCAACTGA